A genome region from Camelina sativa cultivar DH55 chromosome 10, Cs, whole genome shotgun sequence includes the following:
- the LOC104720191 gene encoding uncharacterized protein LOC104720191: MDSPTSIRSIPPPEILSPCGSQRRRSSCDSNPPEFEFWRLTNSSFPQPDHSDLLSADELFHDGVLLPLHLLSVKSELQSDPNISECDPDPSPSPAALVNTEEKPELESGLGSELTRETTVSKRWRDIFRKSETKPPGKKEKVKESKKEKKKTGSGPGSGSGSGAELNINIWPFSRSRSAGNNVTRPRMSFGAPTTRKVSSAPCSRSNSTGESKSRKWPSSPGRNGVHLGRSSPVWQVRRGGGVGGGAPVGKSVPEPTMGRVVGKREIPETRRGKTVIESNKAKVLNLNVPMCIGYRSRLSCRTDESGGGGGNSNIIGSDNNNNSNVNASNPNPNGLFGFRNLFVKKVY; the protein is encoded by the coding sequence ATGGATAGTCCAACGAGCATACGTAGTATACCACCACCGGAGATTCTTTCTCCTTGTGGTAGCCAACGTCGTAGAAGCAGCTGCGACTCTAACCCACCTGAGTTCGAGTTCTGGCGTCTTACCAACTCTTCGTTTCCTCAACCTGACCACTCAGATCTCCTCTCCGCCGACGAGCTTTTCCACGACGGCGTTCTTTtacctcttcatcttctctctgtCAAATCTGAACTTCAATCCGACCCGAATATTTCGGAATGCGACCCGGATCCGTCTCCTTCTCCTGCTGCTTTGGTTAATACAGAGGAAAAACCGGAACTTGAATCCGGTTTGGGATCTGAACTGACCCGAGAGACGACAGTTTCGAAGCGGTGGAGAGATATATTCAGGAAGAGCGAAACCAAACCGCCGGGGAAGAAAGAGAAGGTGAAGGAgagcaagaaggagaagaagaaaaccggGTCGGGTCctggttcgggttcgggttctgGAGCGGAGCTGAACATCAACATTTGGCCGTTCTCAAGAAGTAGATCCGCTGGGAACAACGTGACCCGACCCAGAATGTCGTTCGGAGCTCCGACGACCCGGAAAGTCAGCAGCGCGCCGTGTTCACGTAGCAACTCCACCGGTGAATCGAAGTCGAGGAAGTGGCCGAGTAGTCCCGGTCGTAACGGCGTGCATCTTGGTCGGAGCAGTCCGGTTTGGCAAGTCAGGCGTGGAGGTGGAGTAGGAGGAGGAGCTCCGGTTGGGAAATCGGTACCCGAACCGACGATGGGTCGGGTAGTGGGTAAAAGGGAAATTCCCGAGACGCGTAGGGGTAAAACGGTAATTGAGAGCAATAAAGCAAAAGTCTTGAACTTGAACGTGCCTATGTGCATTGGTTATCGGAGCCGGTTAAGCTGCAGAACCGACgagagtggtggtggtggtggtaataGTAACATCATTGGGAGTGACAACAATAATAACAGCAACGTCAATGCTagtaatcctaatcctaatGGTTTATTTGGCTTTCGTAATCTCTTTGTTAAGAAAGTTTAttga